A single genomic interval of Armigeres subalbatus isolate Guangzhou_Male chromosome 1, GZ_Asu_2, whole genome shotgun sequence harbors:
- the LOC134206738 gene encoding uncharacterized protein LOC134206738 encodes MGVARPIRTAECRTAVAMDAARPNRTAECRTEVAMGVYCSATTGINGGQAMVLVKTPVLDDNDFDLLELHTLKVNNSRIKTDINLVAKHGNLIYAQTTKCDICEGTKLIEDECIYNILTHQTPKCTLKTHKKDAKKNHVEALMLRTKKLEEVEATDGSNSQTTRKDPGQKRLKLIPEPRFELLKHQTRTLDT; translated from the exons ATGGGCGTAGCAAGGCCGATTCGAACGGCGGAATGCCGCACTGCGGTGGCGATGGACGCAGCAAGGCCGAATCGAACGGCGGAGTGCCGCACTGAGGTGGCGATGGGCGTA TATTGCTCAGCAACTACCGGCATCAACGGCGGACAAGCGATGGTACTTGTGAAGACCCCAGTACTAGACGACAACGACTTCGACCTCCTGGAGCTCCACACATTGAAGGTCAACAATTCGAGGATAAAAACCGACATAAACCTGGTGGCTAAGCACGGCAATCTGATCTACGCCCAAACGACAAAATGCGACATTTGTGAAGGTACCAAGCTGATCGAGGACGAATGCATCTATAATATCTTAACGCATCAAACACCAAAATGCACACTC AAAACTCACAAGAAGGATGCCAAAAAGAACCACGTCGAGGCACTGATGCTTAGAACAAAGAAGCTAGAAGAAGTAGAAGCAACCGATGGTTCGAACAGTCAAACAACAAGAAAGGACCCCGGACAGAAGCGTCTGAAACTCATCCCAGAACCAAGGTTCGAGCTCCTGAAACATCAAACGAGGACGCTTGATACTTGA